A region from the Artemia franciscana unplaced genomic scaffold, ASM3288406v1 PGA_scaffold_308, whole genome shotgun sequence genome encodes:
- the LOC136041625 gene encoding uncharacterized protein LOC136041625 produces MAESPSPFIALLNKLTITDSSIVTIRCNDGDVKVKKSLLTTVSNVFKCMFENDFIEKRTNVVVANDIHFETMQFIIQYYENGTVHGYKKVNKEGFDYIVEKYDLFGIKDDIAEKLLGEYRQGENLKLLEAYFLISNSPKSKIGALRELARIAVQGKVVPNFVNAFTVEDFTKFSEMCCDMLRQSKMDTWKCFLNIFYSWTSENPEERSIASLKILSLINLQNFPLPEVLIMFVNLKLGEEFKTMKLVLEKSLGSLLKVEKYDQYLKSSSIKTYCIKCKHCNEPPYHFSSECKGIHLCNTCLQNLQNLATKSWCCTRCSTKSLCCLNSETNIYGCSISK; encoded by the coding sequence ATGGCCGAATCTCCTTCACCTTTTATTGCACTCTTAAACAAACTGACGATAACAGACAGTTCCATAGTTACTATACGATGCAATGATGGAGATGTTAAAGTTAAGAAAAGCCTTTTAACAACAGTAAGCAATGTTTTCAAGTGCAtgtttgaaaatgattttattgaGAAGAGAACCAACGTGGTTGTGGCAAACGATATCCATTTTGAAACGATGCAATTTATCATCCAATATTATGAAAATGGAACTGTTCATGGTTACAAAAAAGTTAACAAGGAAGGATTTGACTATATTGTTGAGAAATATGATTTGTTTGGGATCAAGGATGATATTGCAGAAAAACTACTTGGTGAATACAGACAAGGTGAAAATTTAAAACTCCTTGaagcttattttttaatttccaacagTCCAAAGTCTAAGATTGGAGCATTAAGAGAACTTGCGCGCATTGCTGTACAAGGAAAAGTAGTTCCAAATTTTGTTAATGCATTTACTGTTGAGGATTTTACAAAATTCTCGGAAATGTGTTGTGATATGCTACGTCAATCAAAGATGGATACTtggaaatgctttttgaataTATTCTACAGTTGGACGTCGGAGAATCCTGAAGAAAGATCTATAGCGTCGTTAAAAATCCTATCACTGATTAACTTGCAAAACTTTCCATTGCCCGAAGTTCTCATAATGTTTGTGAATTTGAAGCTTGGAGAggaatttaaaacaatgaaGTTAGTCCTAGAGAAATCTTTGGGTTCTTTGTTGAAGGTTGAAAAATATGACCAGTATTTAAAATCGTCTTCGATAAAAACTTATTGTATTAAATGCAAGCATTGTAATGAGCCCCCTTATCATTTTTCATCGGAGTGCAAGGGAATACATCTGTGTAATACTTGTTTACAAAATCTACAAAATCTTGCTACAAAATCTTGGTGCTGCACACGGTGCAGCACAAAATCTTTGTGCTGCTTAAATagtgaaacaaatatttatgggtgctcaatttcaaaataa